A DNA window from Brassica napus cultivar Da-Ae chromosome C1, Da-Ae, whole genome shotgun sequence contains the following coding sequences:
- the LOC106374487 gene encoding pollen-specific protein SF3 — MRGEVRRRKINLTSTTDQVHGFVLVCSELESQNTMSFTGTPQKCRACEKTVYAMELLSADGVPFQKSCFKCYHCKSTLQATQLRGTKTVRWSC; from the exons ATGAGAGGAGAAGTTAGAAGAAGGAAAATAAATCTCACAAGCACCACCGATCAAGTTCAT ggTTTTGTTTTGGTGTGTAGTGAGCTAGAGAGCCAAAATACGATGTCGTTTACAGGAACGCCGCAGAAATGCAGGGCGTGCGAGAAGACAGTGTACGCTATGGAGCTTCTCTCAGCTGATGGTGTCCCTTTTCAGAAGTCTTGCTTCAAGTGTTATCACTGCAAATCCACCCTTCAAGCTACACAATTGAG GGGAACTAAGACAGTACGTTGGTCTTGTTGA